The window GTTGAATGAGGAGTTCGACGATCAGGTCGCCGGGCTCGCCTTTGGCCGATTGTACCCCATGCCCCTTCAGCCGCAAACGTTTGCCACTGCGACTGCGCGGTGGGATCGACAACGTAACAGTTCCCTTGGGCGTTGGGACGTCAACTTTCGCCCCCATCGCTGCTTCGCCGACGGTGATTGGCAGCTCGAGCTCAAGGTTTTTCCCTTTGCGTTCAAAATAGGGATGGGAATCAATTTTAATTAAGAGGATCAAGTCGCCGGGGGGGCCCCCCGGGCTCGCTTGGCCTTGCTCCCGTAAGCGAATCTTCGCACCGTCCTCGACGCCTGCTGGAATGGTGACAGAAAGTTTTTCGCTTTTGCCCGTGCCAGTGGGATAAAACTCGGCTTTCCCGCCCAGGATGGCTTTTTCGAAAGGAATCGCTAGTTCATATCGTACATTCGCACCGCGTTGGGGGGGGGCTGCTGCTCGCGACCGCCCCGGACCGGCACCCGGTCCGCCACGATGGCCGGCCCCACCGCCTCCGAGAATCTGTTCAAAGAAATCGTTGAACCCATTTTCAAAACCGCCCCCGCCGCCACCTCCGCCTTGACGCCCGGCTGCGCCGAAAATCTGTTCTAGATCGAGGCCATCGAACGAGGGCCCTGCTCCGCCACCCGGGCCACCTGAACCAGAGGGATACCCGCCACGAATTTTTTCAAAATCGGCGCCGTACCGATCATAGGCTGACCGCTTTTCCTCATCCCCCAAGACCTCGTAGGCTTCTTGGACCCGTTTAAACTTTTCTTGAGCGGCTTTGTCATCCGGGTTCATGTCCGGGTGGTATTTACGGGCCAGTTTGCGATAGGCTTTTTGCAGATCGGACTTGTCCGCGTCGCGAGAGACTCCAAGCGTTTGATAAAGGTCTTCAGCCACAGTGTGTCATCAACAGGGTAGGAAACGTCGTACGGGCGAAAAAAGCGGGCGATGGAGCGACTTTGGTCGTCTCTGTCAAATTGGCACCGCCACCATCGCCTGCATGACTGTAGCAAAATGCAAACCAACAACCCAGCGCCCCGGGATCGCATTTGTGCTTCTAGGGTTGCTCTCGGTATGGACGCAGGTCTGGGCAGCAGAGGGGAAATGGACAGTTTCCGCCGTCGATGAGGCTGAGGGGACGCCCATCGTGGCGAGAATCGAGTTGACCCGCCCGACGATTGAGAGCAGCCTCGGTCGGCCAGCCAGCCGCATGAAACGCTTGCGGAAAATCAAACCGTTGCCGGGACGAACCACGGTTGAGGCGGGATACGGATTTGTCATCGACGGGCCCGTTGAACTGAAATTGAGTGAGGGGGCATACCAGTTTCGTGTCTCCCGCGGCCCAGAATATCGTGTCATCTCAGGCAATTCGACGATCGAGAAAACAAGTGCTGACGAACACACCTTCGCCCTGCCTCGGATCCTCGACATGCAGCAGTATGGGTGGACGAGCGGTGACTGCTTCGTGCCGGCGTCACGAGAAAATTTACCCATTCGCATGACTGCCGAGGATCTACATGTTGCCGCTACGACGGCACAGGGTACGTCTAGCGATAAATATTCCGACGAGGAAATCGCGGGGCTGCGTGGCCAACGCCAGCGACATGAACTACCGCCGCTGAGCGATCCTTTGTGGATTCGCCAACATGCCCAACCGCAAGCGGGTTTGGTCTTCTATGCCGCTGACGATCACACGCCGCCGCGGTCAGATGCAGATCCTCGCATGCACACTAATGTGGACTTGGCCGCGTTGCACCGACTCGCCAGCCTGGCATCGCAGCGCCGCAGTTCATCCGACGAGGAACCGGAGGCGTGGAAAGTCGCGATTGAAGATCCGTTCGCATGGCCGCTACCGGTCTACCTCGCCAGCGGCCAAGTGGATGGTTTTTTTGTGCTCGGCGATTGGTTGCGCCTGGATCGTTCCCTGCTGCAGTCGAAAACCGGCAGGCCGTTTCCCACCAAAGTAACGCGCAACTCGAAATCGCTCGGCCGCGAAGCTGAGCAGATCACCTGGGAGCTCCTCGACGCTGGCTTCCGCCTGGCCCCGTTGGCCGGCAGCGGTGATGAAGGCGGGCTGCACCCAGTCGGTTACAACCGACTCTATGTAGCTGGCGAGACCGCTGATTCCGCGACAATGCAACCTCGCCCCGTTGATTCCGCAGCGCAGTGGTGGTCAGGAGCGTGGGCGGGACGTAGCTTCGCCACCAACGGGCCGCTACTGATCGCCAACCTCGACGGAAAGTTGCCGGGACATGTTTTTCAAGTCGATTCCGGCAACCCCGCTCTGCTGAAGGCTGAATTGACACTCACCGTTCAAGACCCCGTCGACTATTTGGAGGTGATCTACAATGGCCAGATCCACTACTCCGCAAAACTCGACGAATATGCGAAGGCGGGCGGAAAGATTCCACCCCTGCGCATCACCCGATCCGGCTGGGCCCTGATCCGAGTCGTGACCCTATACGAGGATCACTTTCGCGCCGCCACGACCGCGCCCTGGTACTTCGAGGTTGATGGCAAGCCCCGCATTACACGCAGCAGCGTCGAGGTCTTCCAGCAGTGGCTCGCTGACTACGAAACACATCTGCGTTCCCAGCCCGCCGTTGATTTGCAAGCCTACGCACCTTTCATCCGCTCAGCTCGAGATTTCTGGCAAGGGCGGCTCGAAAGTGCCAATGCCAACTAAAGCGGCTGCGCGCGTCGACTCGCCGCAGTGCAGACGACGGCAAAACGCGTTGCTGAATTTGGAACATGCTTTGCACCACCATTTTGACTTCAACTTTGTTGAACCGTTTCCCCTACTCGAACAAGGTCAATTCGATGTCGAAACCACAAGCTGGCGATAAGCTCCAATGCAAACAATGCGGTATGGAAATCGAGGTAAAAACAGCCTGTAAATGCCAGGACCATGAACCGAAGCTGGAGTGCTGCGGGAAGCCTCTGGAAAAGGTCTAGCCCTCCCTGGGGACGGGGCATTGAAGGCTGCGCGATCATCTACGGTCAATTGGCTGCTGCATCGTCAGCCCGCGTCCCTGATTGCAAAGGTGCTGAGATCTTGACGCAGTTGCTGCAGCATCTGCTCGCGCCGCACCTCATCGGTCATCCGCAGGATGGCGGCGGGGTGCCAAGTGGCGAGCGTTCTCATGCACCATTCCGTTGGGATCACGTCACCGCGTCGGCGAGTGATCCGAAAGTCGCGTCCGAAGAGAGCTTGTGCTGCCGTTGCCCCCAGGCAGACGATTGCAGCAGGGCGGATCGCCGCAATTTCTGCTTCGAGCCAAGGCCGACAAGCAAAGATCTCTCGTGAGTCAGGCTTCTTGTGTAGTCGATGGGGCGCACCTGTTAATGCACCTGTCGATTCAGTTTCCACAAACTTAAAATGCTTGACGACGTTGGTGATGTAAATCTCGGAGCGGTCAATGCCTGCGTGCCGGAAAGCTTCGTCGAGCAACTTACCTGCGGGCCCGACGAAGGGCTGACCGACAATGTCTTCACGGTCTCCCGGTTGCTCGCCAATAACCATCAAACGTGCGTCCGGTGAACCCTGACCGAACACCGTCTGAGTCGCTGGGCCGTGTAAAGGGCAGGCCTGGCAACATCGGGCAGCCGCTCGCAAAGCATCGAGATCGAGCTCAGCGGGCATGAAACTCATTGCGGTCTCCGCGAGCCCTTCTGACTTTTCGATCATCTCGTCGACGCGCGCGGGAGCCCCACGCAGCAGGTCGTCGATGAGGATCGCTTCGGGCAACGTCGACCAATGACGCACTGGCATCTCGCGTTTCATGGCAGCGATTTTGACACGCGCCGGATTGAATATCGAGGCATAATAGGTCCGCCAAAGATCTTCCAGCGCATCCTCGTCGGGGGCCTCGCTCGCCGGGACGCCAGGGCCATAAGTGAGATCCTTTCCATCCCACATCACAGATTCATCCGGGGTGAGGATCGACCAATTCATGGCCTTGAATCGACGGGCGAAGAAGGGTGCTGCGAGTCCCACGATGCGATGGTCGGGGCGATGCCATGCGATGTAGTTCTCGCTGCCTTGATCGTCCGCAACTTTACGGAAACGCACAAACGCTTTCATCTTGTGCACATCACGCGTGACCGCCTTCCGCATCTGCCCGAGCGCATGCACGTCGTCGTCAGTGGTCAGGTGCAGCAGTTGGCGTTCTCCGTGCCTCAGTCGCCACAACGCTCGATACAGCAATTGCCAGCGTCCTGCGTCACGATGACATGCCACCTGTCGGGCGAGGTCGAGAAAGGACGGTGGTACCGAGAACTCCACCGTGGATGCCGCGGGTTTGTTTCCATCGCCAGCAGTACGCTGGCTCGGTACCAGCCCGAACAGCGATGGTTGTTCCGATGCCGTGCCCCAGTGCACTTCGGCGGGATGGATTCCGTGGGATATCAAACGCCGGGCCTCCGCCCGCCACCGCTCGAACGAGTCAACTTCGACGAATTGCATCATACTTCGCCCGAAACTGCTGACGACGCGGCATCAAATAACAAAAGTTGCTGCGTCTTTGGACGGATTCTGTTGCCAAGATCGAGCTTGTCGAGATCGGCGAGCCCCGGATTGTGGTCGCTCGTCAGCACAAATGATTTGGCGCGTTTCCAGGCAACTCGGAGCTTTTTCATATCGCTCACGGCGACTCTCTGATGTCGCCGAATTTTCAAGATGCGATCGACGGTACGCACACCCACCCCGGGAATACGTAGCAGTTCTTCTCGGCTGGCGCGATTCACGTCGACGGGAAAGAAATGCCGATTCGCAATTGCCCAAGCGAGTTTCGGATCCATCTCCAGGGACAGATTCTGATCCACCTCCGTTACGATTTCATTCGCGTCAAATCCGTAGAAACGAATTAGCCAATCCGCTTGATAGAGCCGGTGTTCTCGTACCAATGGAGGTGATTGACCCGGCAGCCTCGCATCCGCGTGCGGGATCGGGCTGTACGCTGAGTAGTACACGCGCCGGAGACGCTGGGCAGCATACAGGGAGGACGCGGTTTGCAAAATCTCGGCGTCTGGCGTTCCCGTTGCCCCCACAATCATCTGGGTGCTCTGCCCGGCCGGAGCAAATCGAGGCGGCTTGAATCCCGCTTTCGTGTCCTGCTTGTATTCCTCGATTCTCTGGCGGATCCCGCTCATCGCTCCTTCGATCACGGGCTTCTTTTTCTCAGGAGCGAGTTGCACCAAGTCCTGCTCGGTCGGCAATTCAATATTGACGCTCAAGCGATCTGCCCAGCGACCGGCCTCGTCGATAAGTGCCTGAGTGGCATTTGGGATCGTCTTGAGATGAATGTAGCCGCCGTAGCCATGATCGGTGCGCAGCTTCTTAGCGACAGCCGTCAACTGTTCCATCGTGTAATCGGAGTTCTGTATGATCCCAGAGCTCAGAAACAACCCTTCGATGTAGTTGCGGCGGTAGAACTCCAATGTCAGATCAACGACCTCATCGACTGTGAAACGAGCACGAGGAGTATCGCTGGAGATGCGATTGACGCAGTACTGACAATCATAAATGCAATAGTTCGTCAGCAGCACCTTGAGGAGCGACACACAGCGGCCGTCGGGGGTATAGCTGTGACAAATGCCCATGCCTTCCGTACTGCCCAGAGTCGCTCCCGGACGCGTGGTCTTCGAGCCACTACTGGCGCAAGACGCGTCATACTTCGCGGCATCGGCAAGTACGGCAAGTTTCTCGCGAACGTCCATATCGTCTCGGCTTCTCGGGTGGGGACGGCGGAGCGTCCGAATGCGTGGGGGCTCGGATAACCGTGAAGCAGGTATGGATATTAACACCCGGCGACGGCGCCGCGCCACACCGTTTGCCAAGCGGCAGCAAACCGTTTGGATACAAAACTGGGACGATGACCCATGGCAGCTCTCAGCTCTCAAGTCTCAAGCATCTCAAGCATTCGCTGTGCCGAAGGGTGGCCCGCAATTTGCTCGTCACTATTTGGATAAATCCGTATCCAGATAGATCAGTTACCCAGCCAATTCCGTTGCTCAGTCGGATCCGTTACCGAGCCAGTTCATTTGCCCGATCGTAGGAGAGTCTTGTGTCGCAAAAATTCCGTATCCATCAGCACGTCAGTTGGAACTACGCTGGCAACGTGGCACGGGGCCAAATCAAGGAATCGTTTGTCGAGAAAGTTACGAAGACGATTCAGGGCACCGAGGTAACGCGAAACGGTAGCGAACAAGAACCCGCGTACCTGATTGAGCAAGAAGACGGCGACCAAGTTCTCAAAAGTGAGAGTGAGTTATCAAAGCCATGAAAGTTTTATCTCAAGTGGCCATCGGCGCGTTGGCCGGCTACACAGCACTGCAATTAGGCCGCAGGTATATCTGGAGCCAGCGAAGTTTTGACTGGCGAAATAAGCGGGTGGTCATCACCGGAGGGTCCCGCGGACTGGGTTTAGTGATTGCCCGTCAGTTGGCTGCCAAGGGAGCGCGACTGGCGATCTGTGCTCGTTCCCGCAGTGACCTGGAAACCGCCACTGCTGAGTTGAGACATCGCGGGGCCGAGGTAATTGCCGCGCCGTGCGACGTGCGCGACGATCACGAGGTTCGATCTTTCATCGACGGGGTTACCGGGCGGTTCGGAGGTGTGGATGTCTTGCTGAATGTGGCTGGTATTATTTCCGTCGGGCCACTCGATTCAATGACGATGGCCGACTTCGAAGACTCCATGCAAACCAACTGTTGGGGGGCCCTGCGGATGTCGCAGCGAGTTTTGCCGTCGATGCGAGACCAGGGGTGGGGCCGCATCGTTAATGTCGCGTCGCTCGGCGGCAAGCGTGCCGTACCCCATATGCTGCCCTACGCGGCGAGCAAGTTTGCTCTGGTGGGGTTGTCCAACGGGATGCGTGCCGAACTCAAGCAAGAAAACATTTTCGTCACGACAGCCTGTCCCGGACTGATGCGGACCGGCAGCCCCCGCAATGCAATCTTCAAGTCGCAACACCGCGAGGAATATGCGTGGTTCAGTATTGGCGACTCCCTACCCCTCATGTCGATGAATGCGGAAACCGCTGCCGCACAAATCTTGCATGCCTGCCAACAGGGACGCGGCGAAGTCTTCATTCACAGCCCGCTGAACATCACAATCGCTCTTCAAAATGCATTTCCTGAGATCACTCAAGACATCCTAGCGATGGCTGCGAGCGTACTTCCCAAAATGGGCGGCATTGGTCGTGCAGCAGCCAAGGGGTATGAAAGCGAGTCAGCCTGGTCGCCGTCCATCCTGACCGAACTGACTCAACGAGCTGCCGCAGCCAACAATGAGCTGTAGTGCTTCGCCGAGATTGAAGTTTGGATTCGAACGACTGCCTGGAGGCTCACGCGTCGCTGCTCACTCCGCCAACGGGTGATCGCAGAACCATCCATGGCCAAACCTCGTTCATTCCTGGGGGATCTCGTTGAGGGTGTAATACGCGTTCGTATGGACGAGCTCTGCGTCATCCCGGGAGCGAATCGTATCGAGATCAAATTGGTGAACATGCCCTCGAACGAGTCCCTCGACACGCAGATTCACTCGCAGACCATCCTCAGAAACTTCGGCAGCTAGAATCGTGGGAGTCGTGTGATCGACTTCGGGGCTGCCATATGCTTGACGATACATATGGGTATAAGTCGTCAGGTCATAGGAACGAGGATCAGCAGCAATCTCACGGTCAACCGGCAGGGTGAACGTAATTCCAAATCCATCGGGACGGGCCTGGATTTCCTTGATCTCAAACGGGACAACGCCGGTCCAATCCAATCGTTGAACTGCGAATGGCCGCGGTCCGCGCACGGGCCATCCTCGGTTGGTGCCACCCACAATCAAATCACCTTCCGGGGTGAATGCGCACGCCAGCAAACCAGTCGCCAAGCCCTCGCGAAACGGATAGCACGCCCCCTGCCACACTCCATTGATCTGCTCCGTCGTGGCCCGCATGACAACACTCAAACTGAAATCGCCGATGAAAATCTGGTTCTCGAACGGACCGAACTTGCCGCCGCTGCGATCAACGACAAACCCGGAGATCGAACGTCCCATCTTGATGTAGGGAAACACGACCGCATACGGAACGAGTTCTTTGACCCGCTCTCGTTCGATTTCCAAGCGGGAGGGCGTGTTGGGAACGATCGGCGGCGCACCCATTTGTCCGTCGCTCAATTCGTTGGCCAGCGGATACCAATTGAAACTGATTGGATGCCCCATGAAGCCCCCGAGCTCCAGCACTTTCAGCGAACACGAGCCATTCCAGGGACCTTGGCTCTCGGCATAGAACATCACTCCATGCTCATTGGGTCCGATGCCACAGGGGCTGCGGATGCCGCTGCAGACAGGGATCGTTTTCCCCTCCGGCGTGACTTTGAGGCACCAGCCTCGAAATGGCACTTTGGAGTTGTACGACTCCGACAGGCAGAGTGCGACCCAGGTATCGCCTTGGTCGTCGGGCTTAGAACCGAATGCAAATTCGTGGTAGTTGCGAAACCCCCAGACGTCGCTCAGCGTCTCAAAGTTGTCGGCGCGACCGTCGCCATCGGTATCCGTGATGCGTGTCACCTCCCCTTGCTGTGTGACTGTAAATGCACCGTCCCGGTACGACATCCCCATCAATTCATCGAGGCCAGATGCGAACAGCGACACCTCTGGCTGCGGGCTATCTGCAAACGCACCGCGGACGATATACAAATCGCCCCGTCGCGTACCTATCGCGAGCTGGCCCTCGGGCATGACTTCAAAACAGCCTGCCTCAATCGCAGCATCTTCAGGCAGCGGGACTTCGACGATCCGGTAGTACTTGGACTCCTGTTCAGCCGTGCCCCAGTACTCGCCGAGCGTCTCGGCGTGCGTCCTCA of the Allorhodopirellula heiligendammensis genome contains:
- a CDS encoding DnaJ C-terminal domain-containing protein: MAEDLYQTLGVSRDADKSDLQKAYRKLARKYHPDMNPDDKAAQEKFKRVQEAYEVLGDEEKRSAYDRYGADFEKIRGGYPSGSGGPGGGAGPSFDGLDLEQIFGAAGRQGGGGGGGGFENGFNDFFEQILGGGGAGHRGGPGAGPGRSRAAAPPQRGANVRYELAIPFEKAILGGKAEFYPTGTGKSEKLSVTIPAGVEDGAKIRLREQGQASPGGPPGDLILLIKIDSHPYFERKGKNLELELPITVGEAAMGAKVDVPTPKGTVTLSIPPRSRSGKRLRLKGHGVQSAKGEPGDLIVELLIQLPDAMSDEAVELLKQFESVEPYEPRTGLKF
- a CDS encoding UdgX family uracil-DNA binding protein (This protein belongs to the uracil DNA glycosylase superfamily, members of which act in excision repair of DNA. However, it belongs more specifically to UdgX branch, whose founding member was found to bind uracil in DNA (where it does not belong), without cleaving it, appears to promote DNA repair by a pathway involving RecA, rather than base excision.), with translation MMQFVEVDSFERWRAEARRLISHGIHPAEVHWGTASEQPSLFGLVPSQRTAGDGNKPAASTVEFSVPPSFLDLARQVACHRDAGRWQLLYRALWRLRHGERQLLHLTTDDDVHALGQMRKAVTRDVHKMKAFVRFRKVADDQGSENYIAWHRPDHRIVGLAAPFFARRFKAMNWSILTPDESVMWDGKDLTYGPGVPASEAPDEDALEDLWRTYYASIFNPARVKIAAMKREMPVRHWSTLPEAILIDDLLRGAPARVDEMIEKSEGLAETAMSFMPAELDLDALRAAARCCQACPLHGPATQTVFGQGSPDARLMVIGEQPGDREDIVGQPFVGPAGKLLDEAFRHAGIDRSEIYITNVVKHFKFVETESTGALTGAPHRLHKKPDSREIFACRPWLEAEIAAIRPAAIVCLGATAAQALFGRDFRITRRRGDVIPTEWCMRTLATWHPAAILRMTDEVRREQMLQQLRQDLSTFAIRDAG
- a CDS encoding putative DNA modification/repair radical SAM protein; amino-acid sequence: MDVREKLAVLADAAKYDASCASSGSKTTRPGATLGSTEGMGICHSYTPDGRCVSLLKVLLTNYCIYDCQYCVNRISSDTPRARFTVDEVVDLTLEFYRRNYIEGLFLSSGIIQNSDYTMEQLTAVAKKLRTDHGYGGYIHLKTIPNATQALIDEAGRWADRLSVNIELPTEQDLVQLAPEKKKPVIEGAMSGIRQRIEEYKQDTKAGFKPPRFAPAGQSTQMIVGATGTPDAEILQTASSLYAAQRLRRVYYSAYSPIPHADARLPGQSPPLVREHRLYQADWLIRFYGFDANEIVTEVDQNLSLEMDPKLAWAIANRHFFPVDVNRASREELLRIPGVGVRTVDRILKIRRHQRVAVSDMKKLRVAWKRAKSFVLTSDHNPGLADLDKLDLGNRIRPKTQQLLLFDAASSAVSGEV
- a CDS encoding DUF2945 domain-containing protein, which codes for MSQKFRIHQHVSWNYAGNVARGQIKESFVEKVTKTIQGTEVTRNGSEQEPAYLIEQEDGDQVLKSESELSKP
- a CDS encoding SDR family NAD(P)-dependent oxidoreductase, with translation MKVLSQVAIGALAGYTALQLGRRYIWSQRSFDWRNKRVVITGGSRGLGLVIARQLAAKGARLAICARSRSDLETATAELRHRGAEVIAAPCDVRDDHEVRSFIDGVTGRFGGVDVLLNVAGIISVGPLDSMTMADFEDSMQTNCWGALRMSQRVLPSMRDQGWGRIVNVASLGGKRAVPHMLPYAASKFALVGLSNGMRAELKQENIFVTTACPGLMRTGSPRNAIFKSQHREEYAWFSIGDSLPLMSMNAETAAAQILHACQQGRGEVFIHSPLNITIALQNAFPEITQDILAMAASVLPKMGGIGRAAAKGYESESAWSPSILTELTQRAAAANNEL